From the Cystobacter ferrugineus genome, the window AGAAGGCCATCCACGCCGTGCCGTCCGCCTGATCCAGCCGTCCACCGGTGGGCAGGGGCTTGGAGCGATCGAACACCCCGATGTTGTCCAGCCCGAGGAAGCCGCCCGCGAAGAGGTTCTTCCCCTCGGCGTCCTTGCGGTTCACCCACCAGGTGAAGTTGAGCATCAGCTTGTGGAAGGTGCGCTTGAGGAAGAGCGTGTCCTTCTTCCCCCGGGACACGGTCATCTTGTACACGCTCCAGCAGGCCCAGGCGTGCACGGGCGGGTTCACGTCCGACAGCTCGAACTCGTACGCGGGGAGCTGGCCGTTGGGGTGCATGAACCACTCGCGCAGGAAGAGCAGGAGCTGCTCCTTGGCGAAGTTGGGGTCCACCCGCGCGAAGGGAATCATGTGGAAGGCCAGGTCCCACGCCGCGTACCAGGGGTACTCCCACTTGTCCGGCACCGAGATGATGTCCCGGTTGTACAGATGCCCCCAGTCCCGGTTGCGTCCCTGGAGCCGTGAGGGGGGCGGCTTGGGCTGGCTCGGGTCTCCCTCCATCCAGGGCTGTACCGCGTAGTGGTAGAACTGCTTGGTCCACATGAGGCCCGCGTAGGCCTGCCGGGCCACGCGCCGCTCCTCGGTGGAGAGCGTGCGCGGGAGCCGGGAGTCATAGAACTCGTCGGCCTCGGCGATGCGCTGGGCGAAGAGGGCGTCGAAGGACTCGCCGAAGAGCTGGGCGGGGGCCTGCGCCTCGGAGACGAGCCGCAGCCGGAGCACGGTCCGTCCTCCCGGGGGCAGCTCCAGCACGTGGTGGAAGGCGGCCTTGGTGCCCGTGCTGGCCGGGTTGACGGCCTCGCGGCGTCCGTGGACCACGGCGTCGTGGAACGCGTCCTTCACATGGGGCCCCGCGTTGGGCACGCCGAAGAGCCGCTCGCGGTTCGTCTCGTTCTCCGTGAAGAGCAGCGGCGGGGCGGGGTGGCCCTCGACCGGCTCGGCGTGCCACTGGAAGCGGCCCAGCGAGGCGTGCTCGGCGACGAGCGCGTGGGGACTCAGCGCGGTCATGTGGGGCCGGGGCCAGTAGCCCTCGCCGGTGCGGCCCCAGTCCCACGTGTTGCGGAACCAGAGCGTGGGCAGCACGTGCAGGCGCGCCGTCTCGGGCCCCGCGTTGGTGAGGGTGAGCCGGATGAGCAGATCGTCCGGGCCCGCCTTGGCGTACTCGGCGCGCACGTCGAAGTAGCGGCGCTCCTCGAAGACGCCCGTCGCGGGCAGCTCGAACTCGGGGTCGCTCCGGCCCCGGCGCTGGTTCTCCGCGATGAGCCGCTCGTAGGGGAAGGCGGCCTGGGGGTACTTGTAGAGCGCCTCGAGGTACGAGTGGGTGGGGGTGGAGTCGAGGTAGAAGTACTCCTCCTTCACGTCCTCGCCGTGGTTGCCCTGGGGGCCGGTGAGGCCGAAGAGGCGCTCCTTGAGGATGGCGTCCTTCTCGTTCCACAGCGCCACGGCGAAGCACAGCCGGCATTCGCGGTCCGTGATGCCGAGCAGACCGTCCTCGCCCCAGCGGTAGGCACGGCTGCGCGCGTGCTCGTGGGGGAAGTCCGTCCAGCTCGTGCCCCCGGGCGAATAGTCCTCGCGCACGGTGCCCCACTGGCGCTCGGAGAGGTAGGGCCCCCACCGCTTCCAGTTGTGATCGCGCCGCTCGTCTTCCGCCAACCGGCGCGCCTCGGCACCGAGTCCCCGGTTCTGTGACATGACCGCTCCTCCCATCCCCGGGATATCTTCTCTGCTTATGCGTGTCCCGTCGTTTCCCACTCGCGTGATCGCCTTCCATGCCCTGGCGCTGGTGGCCTTCCTCGGGGACGCGGTCTGGCTCGTGCGCGAGTCCCGCGCGCTCGGGGGCCGGCAGGCGGCGCTGGAGCTGGCCGTGGCCGTGGCGGCCGGGGGCGTGGCCCTCCTGTCCCTGGTGGCGCTGGTCTCCCTGCTGCGGGCCCGCGCGGTCGTGGTGCTCGCGTCCCGGGCCTCCTCCGAGACCTACCTCCAGGTGATGGGGGTGATGGCGGTGCTGCTGCTCTTCGGGGTGCAGGTGCTGTCCACCGGGACGCGGCCCGCGCTGGGCGCCTTCTGCCTGATGCTGAGCGCGTGGCTGATGGGGGTGGGTCTGCACCTGGTGCCCGCGTTGTTGCTGTCCTCCGAGGGCTTCGTGGACCAGCTCGGCAAGCGGACCCGCTTCTCCGAGCTGGAGTGGTTCGAGCTGCGGCGCACCCAGGACACGCCGCCGCGCACGCTGCTGCGGGCGGGGCGGGGCGATCAACTCCACATCCACACGCGCCTGGTGGACCTGGACGCCGAGGCGCTGCGCAAGGTGCTCGTGCGCGCCGGGCTGTCCGCGAAGGCCCCGCGGGGCTGACGCCCTACTTCTTGTCCTTGCCCTTCTCGGGTTGTGGCCACTGGGGAAGCCCGGAGCCCGAGCCCTTCCACGGGTCTCCTCCCACGCCGAACGCCACGAGCCGCAGGGGATTGTCTCCGCGGATGTACGTCAGCCCGAGCCCCGGGACCGAGGGAGACCAGCCCGCGGTGAGCGCGTTGCCCGCGGAATACTCCGTCACCTCGATCTCCCGCCCGGCCACCGTCTCGGTGTGTTTGCGCACGAGCTTGAGCGAGGGCACCGCGTTCACCGGCTCCTTGGACGGCTCGCCCTCCTGGGGCTCCTGGCCTGGGACGTACGAGCGGACCAGGAGCAGGTTGTCGGGGGCGAACTTCCCACCGGCCACGAGGAAGTGGACGGAGATGCGTCCCATGCCAGGTGCGTCCACCTCCAGGATGAGCCACTGCCCCTTCCTTCCCTTGTGGACGCCGGCCGCGCCCACCTTGAAGACCACCTCGGTGGGCCCCTCGGAGGACTCGGCGGCGTAGCGCGCCCATCCATTCTTCTGGGCCACGAGCGGCAGTCCGATCATTCCCTCTTGCGCGGACGCGACGGGCAGGGCGGTGAACCACAGCGCCAGGATCACTCCCCAGATTCGGCTCATGCTTCCTCCTGTTTCCGAGTCGGGTGGCTTGTCGCCGTCCTCGGCGAGGCCGGATAGTACCCGGCATGCTCCACGTCCTGTCCGCCTCCGTCCTCGCCCTCACGCTTCAGATGGGTCCAGGGGCGCCCGCGAGCCCGCTGCCCGATGCGGGAACTCCCGCCGATGCCGGTACACCCACCGTCGATGCCTCCCGGTTGGAGGAAGCGCGCGCGATGGTGCCTGCGCCGCTGCTCTACGGGAAGTTCCGCCCCGAGGTGGGCACCTTCGTCGAGTATGACGTCACCCAGAAGGAGGGTCGGGTGCGGGTGCGGGCCTCGGTGGTGGGCCGGACCGAGCGCGAGGCCGGGCCCATGTTCCAGGTGGAGTTCGACTACCTCGACGCCCGGCCGCACTCGCTGGTGGTGTTGTGGCTCATCGGCGAGACACACCCGATGGTGGATCGCCTGGCGCTCGCGGTGGAGCCGAATGCGCCCATCTCCATCCCCGTGGATTTGCCCGCGGACGCCCCCGAGCTGCGGGGCAAGCCGGGGCCCGACACGGAGGCCCAGGTGAAGTCGGGCCCCTTCGCGGGCAAGGCGGTGCGGCGCACCTACCGGCTGGAGAAGGGGAACAGCACGGAGGTGATGTTGTCGGAAAAGGTCCCGCTCTTCGGTGTGGAGTCGGTGCGCGGCGCCGATGGCAGTACCTGGGTGGCGCGCAAGACGGGCTCGGGCGCCCGTCCGGAGCTCAGGTCGGTGCCCATCGCCATTCCCCGCCTGCCGGAGCAGTGAGCCAGGGGCTCGGCGCGACCCGGCCATCAGCCGAGCGGGTAGCCGAGGATGACGTAGAAGCCGCGGAGGTAGATGGTGAGAGCGCCGAGCATGTCCGGCGCGAAGTGGATGATGGACAGGGTGCCCACCAGCAAGGCCGCGGACAGCAGCGTGAACTCCGTGAGTTGTTGGCCGCGGCTCCGCCGGGCCCCACGCATCATCGGCTTCTTCATGGTCCGACCTCCTTCTGCTTCGTCTCCAGCACCACGGCGATGACGGTCTCGGGGGTGCCTTCCTTCTTGTCCATCGCCGAGAGCGTCAGGGACACCCGCTCCCCCTGCCGCTCGAAGTCGAGCACCTCCACCTTCTCCGAGCTGTGCCCGCCCACGGACGCGTAGCCGCGCACGGCCATCTCCTTGCGGTAGAAGCCGGCGAGCTCCCGAGGCGAGCCCTGGGCGAGCTGCGTGAGCGTGGAGCTGCTCCTGGCCGGGCCCGGGTTTTGATCGTCCACCCGGAGCACCGTCACCAGCCCGCCCGGCTGGGGCAGCACCTGGGGAGGATCGGCCTTGAGGTGGATGCCCTCGGGCGCCTCGACGATGGCCGGGAAGACCCGCGCCCTTGGCGACACCTCCGTGCCTCCCGCCATCACGTTGACGGTGACGAGCGCTCCCAGCTTCTCGTCATAGTAATTGACGGCTCCGCCTCCTTCGCCGTCCGGCTGCTCCACGACACGGTGGCCCCGCTGCTCGAACTGCTGGATGTAGAAGTCCATCACCTCGCGGGCGGAGGTCTTCACATCGAAGAAGCCCATCTCCATCGGGTTGCCATTGGCCTGCAACTGCCCCATGGGGACGAGCTGGGCTCCGGGGAAGAGCGGGATGTAGCGGCGCAGGCGCTCCACCGACCCCACGGGCCGTGGGGGCTCGGGCAGCTCCTGCGGCGGGAGCTGGGCCGGCTCCTCGGTTGCGGCCACCTCGGGCTCGGGAGGCGCCTCGGGCATCCACATCACCGTGGCCACCAGCGCGAGTACTCCCACCAACCCGAGGGCCCTCGGCACCTGGCCCGTCTTGTCCGACAGCTTCTTCGCGCCCACGTTGCTCTCGCGTCCGTTCGTGCCCGGGCTCACCGTCTCCACCTCAGGGCGTGTACTTCGCGTTCGGATCCTCGGCGCACGCCTTCGCGCCGTAGTTGAAGTAG encodes:
- a CDS encoding MGH1-like glycoside hydrolase domain-containing protein → MSQNRGLGAEARRLAEDERRDHNWKRWGPYLSERQWGTVREDYSPGGTSWTDFPHEHARSRAYRWGEDGLLGITDRECRLCFAVALWNEKDAILKERLFGLTGPQGNHGEDVKEEYFYLDSTPTHSYLEALYKYPQAAFPYERLIAENQRRGRSDPEFELPATGVFEERRYFDVRAEYAKAGPDDLLIRLTLTNAGPETARLHVLPTLWFRNTWDWGRTGEGYWPRPHMTALSPHALVAEHASLGRFQWHAEPVEGHPAPPLLFTENETNRERLFGVPNAGPHVKDAFHDAVVHGRREAVNPASTGTKAAFHHVLELPPGGRTVLRLRLVSEAQAPAQLFGESFDALFAQRIAEADEFYDSRLPRTLSTEERRVARQAYAGLMWTKQFYHYAVQPWMEGDPSQPKPPPSRLQGRNRDWGHLYNRDIISVPDKWEYPWYAAWDLAFHMIPFARVDPNFAKEQLLLFLREWFMHPNGQLPAYEFELSDVNPPVHAWACWSVYKMTVSRGKKDTLFLKRTFHKLMLNFTWWVNRKDAEGKNLFAGGFLGLDNIGVFDRSKPLPTGGRLDQADGTAWMAFFCTTLLAMALELAQDDPAYEDIASKFFEHFVAIVDAMNNLGGTGLWDEQDGFYYDELLLEGHATPLRVRSMVGLVPLFAAEILEDRLIERLPGFSKRLRWFLENRADLSRNTSYLTKPDGKGCLHGHRLLAIPSRERLLRVLRRVLDPEEFLSDYGIRSLSRVHASQPLVFNVRGEEYRVAYVPGESDSGMFGGNSNWRGPVWFPLNYLLIEALERYHHFYGESFQVECPTGSGRMMTLAQVARELSARLSRLFLPDATGRRPCHGDDERFTENPDWRDLVLFHEYFHGDTGRGLGAAHQTGWTALVVQCLEELHKATG